The Gloeocapsa sp. PCC 73106 genome has a segment encoding these proteins:
- a CDS encoding type II toxin-antitoxin system RelE/ParE family toxin encodes MGETDKPLVWLNGEIKTPPFSQEARIETGVLLRRLQQGENLGLPHSRPMPSIGTYCHELRIRDADKNWRIIYRIDDDAILILEVFNKTTRTTPTSVIDTCQKRLSKYNKDIQD; translated from the coding sequence ATGGGCGAAACGGATAAACCTTTGGTGTGGCTGAATGGCGAAATCAAAACTCCTCCCTTCAGCCAGGAAGCACGTATAGAAACCGGAGTTTTGCTAAGACGACTACAGCAGGGTGAAAACTTAGGACTGCCCCACTCAAGACCCATGCCAAGTATTGGCACATACTGTCACGAACTGCGGATTCGAGATGCAGATAAGAATTGGAGAATTATCTACCGAATTGATGACGATGCAATTCTGATTCTTGAGGTGTTCAACAAAACAACTAGAACAACTCCTACAAGCGTTATCGATACCTGTCAAAAACGACTCAGTAAGT